CTTCAGAGTAAGCTCCCCACCGGTAACCGCAATATCGCCGTATGATTTGACTTCTATTTTGTCGCCAATGACATAATTAGATTCTTTGGTCGCCCCATTAATAACCAGGTCCATGCTTCGGTTATTGTCCTGCCAAGGATCATAGAATCCGACGCTTACCTTGTATGTTCCGTTCGGCAGTGTAAACACATAGGCTAAACCTTTGCCTGTTTCATTGGCATCATATTGCCTGATTGTTCCAAATGCATCGGTATCATCCGTCTTCGCCCAAGTCGAATCATCGTCAGCTACATAGCCCCACTTCATCCCTGTCACAGGATCGTCTCCGTAGGCTTGATCTTCTAAACCATTATAGATCCCCAGATTTTCTCCCTCTTCAGGAACAGTGACACTGCCGTCTCCCGCATCTACATAATAGAGAAGCTGCGACTGGCTATTGGCACGAGGGACTGCGTTCACCTCATCGGACTCAGTCTCATCCGATCCGTTAGAAGCCACCACTTTAAAATAGTAGCGCAGATCATTTTCGAGACCTTGAATGGTGACTGCCCCAGCCGAACTCTCCATTTCTTCCGTATAAACTCCACTCTGAGTTCCATACTTCACTTTGTAAGAAGTGGCGCCATCGACTTCAGAGAATTTCAACGTAATCTGGCGCTCACCAGCTATAGCCGAATAGATTTGCGGAGCTTCCAAAGCCGCATCAGGATGACTTGCTTGGATATACGCAAACTGCGCATCAGCCCAACTATGCAGCCCCAGCATACCACTCGTGTATGTGTGATCCATGACATCAAACTTCAAGTCACCATCCAAATAAGCTTGAATATGACTACCGTTTAGTACAACCTGTAATTCGTAAATGCCATTAGTCTCCGCGGTAAAAGGAATCGTTCCAGCTAAATTCTCGCCATTTTTGCGCAGATACAAGGCGTCATTCTCAAAACCAAATGAGTACGCATGATTATAATCGGTTCCGCGAAATACGATTCCCCAGTCGGATGCTGTCGTGGCATGCTTAGCTATAGCCGTAATGGTTCCGTTAATAATTGAAGCATGTTTCACCGATAATTCGCCTCGGTTATCACCACCGGAGCTATGCTTCAATAAGCCACCTTCCTCTACCCATGTGCTGACATCCTGGTTATAATCGGAGAGATCTGCCGCTTCAAATGAATCTTCCCAAATGACATGATCATCCGAAGGAACGGTTTGAACCGGCAAAGTGGGTTCTCCCCCACCGCCTGCGCCTTGAGAAGAAACTTGGAATTGATAGGTACTGCCATTTGTCAGATTCTCAACCGTTGTGTGGTTCGTCGTCAAAGAAACGGAAACTTCGGTTCCATCGGGAATTTGTTGATAAGTCAGCTTGTATGCCTGTATGCCAGGCACCTCAGGAAACTCCACGTGCGCGCTCCCATTCCCTGGTATAACAATCAATTTTGAGGGAGCTTCAACGATTGGTGTTACGTTGACTTCCTCCGATAACGAGCTTACATCCGCTCCATCTTGAGCGGTCACGGCAGCGTAGTAGACCGTTCCATTAGATAAGCCATTTACAATAGCTGAGTATTCATCGCTACTTCCAATCCGTTCAGCCATTACGAAATGGCTGTAGTTGCCACTTTCCGTTCCCCAGTGTACTTGATATGCTGGAACGTTCGTGTCTCCCGCGAAGGTTATTTGAATCCCCCGTCCAAAGCTTTCGCCTTAATGCTCGCCGGTGGCTTCAATTCCGGAGTAACAGACTGTGCTGGAGAGGCTTCACTCTCCCCAAAATCATTCATAGCTGATACACGTACATAATATGTGCTGTTGTTCGTGAGTCCTTGCAACGTATAATCGGTTGCCGTTACGATCACGCTTTGATCCAAATTATTAGGATTGGTGCCATAAGTAATCTTATAGCGATCTGCACCGGACGCTTTAGCAAATTTCACTTCTGCTGCTTTATTCAGAGATGTCAACGAGGTCAGCTCAGTTGGTGCAGGAGCTTGATCCGTTGGATAGTAATCGCCACTCAGCGTAACGATCGATCGGGCAGGAATGATATACGTGAAGACACCTTGGTCATCCGGAGTGATTAAGGGCTGTTCGGCTAAGCTTTCCGTTGATGAAGTTACATAAGGTGTTAGCCCGAATATCTGATAACCACTAGGTACATGAGTAACCTGTATCGATACAGATTGAGGTTCGTTCGAATAATTCACATAGACATTGGTCAGTTTGTTGTCTGCCTCGTTAACGTATGCCGAGCCCATAAGACCCGTCGGATCGTTATCTGCTAGACCTTGAAGATCAACACGTTTGGCACCTGGACGAATAAATTTACTATAATTCCCCAATCCCCACAGCATCTTTGACTCATAAATCGTCTGCTTATCGCCGGGGAATTTGTAGTCAGTATAAATGAGACCGTCCTTGTAATCCTCTTTGGATACAGCAGTCCACCATTGCCATGCAGAAGCATTCGCCTTGACTAAGTCATAATGAATGGTCCTCGCCATATACAAAGCAGGATCAATCCCTAGGTCTCGTCCGCTTCCGTGAACATCGCCGCCATCCCCCAAGATGCAGTATTCTGTCATCCAATAACGAGCGGCAGGGTTTACTTCCATGAGATTTTGCCATAACAAATCGTGCAAATATCCCAATCGGTCTCCCTGCTCCGCACTTGCAAAATCAGACCAGTAAGAATGCGAACCGATCATATTGTCTATTTTTGCTGCGAAGGCCGGGTCACTCAGCATATCCTTGATGTATTCCCGATATTTGCCTACGCCCATGGAATTCGCTCCGCCTGAGTACTGTGTGGGATTATCTTGGGAGCTAGTAAGCGTAGCCGTGAACTTCTGATAGAATTCGTCATTCAGCAGCGAAGTGATTTCAACGCCTTCCGGGGCACTGATTTTTGTCGTAAGTCCATGATCGCTAAGTGCAGCATAGAGTGCATTTACTACACTTTTGATATCGCTGTTATTATAACGATTCCCTTCCTGACCCGCTCCATCCCATGTCCAAACAGGCTCATTAATAGGGCTTATGTAGTCAAAATGAAGGCCCTGCTCATCAAAGTGTTTCGTTACATCGGCTAGATAAGCTGCGAAGTCATCTACATAATCTGGCTTAAGATTGGTAGATCCAACGCTAGAGTCCGGCTGTGCATGGCCGTTCTTCGTCATCCATACAGGAGGACTGTTAACAAAACCAATCAACGTGCCGACGCCTCGAGCCTTGGCTGCCCGAAGAAACCATTGCTGACCAGCTTGCTTCGTCCAATCGTAAGGCGAAGTTTCCGTCTGCTTGAAAGCTTCTGCTCTTCTCCATGGGTTGGATATGATCAACTGATCCGTTTCGGATGAACCTGCACCAATATTAAAGCGCCATGCGGATAAGCCAATTCCTTTATCGGTTGAGAATAATAGATCCGCTACTTTCTCCTTATTCTCTTCAGACCAGTTCTCGCCAATGGGATCCATAGACCAGGCATCCGATGCTCCAAAATTATCGATTGTTTGATACGTATGGCTCATATCAATGGTAATAGGAGTTGTTTCTGAAGCGTATGCAGGAATTGAAAACACCCCGGCCGCCTGACTGCCGGAAAGTGTAATGAATAAAGAAAGCATGGCAGTACTTGACTTTTTAAACAGCCCCATGTAGATCATTACCTCCTCATTAAGAAGCTACTTACTGCTAACCCCTTGTCCCCCCTCCTTCACCTCCCCATTTTTAAGCGCTTACAATTCATATCTTCGTCATTATATCGATTTTTCCAATTCATTACATTGAACAAAACTTTAAAATATATAACAAAAGTAAGAAGCTTCGCACCAATGATTCAAAAAGCTCTGCTTCGCAGAATGAACGAAGCAGAGCACATGATCATCATAATTTCGCTTATCCTAAAGCCTATGGTATTAATTCCAGAACCCACACCTGTGCCTTGTTGCCGTTGTCGCTCCACTGACGAATATCGGCTCCATTATTAGGATCGGCATTGGCAAGATCCAGTGCTTTTCCGCTGTTCTTTGAGATGAGCTTGTAGCTGCCAAGACCTACGTAAACCAAACGCCATTTCTGCGCATCATTCCCCAGGTCAGACCACTGCCATACATTCGCACCGTCTGCTGTTGATGCATTTTGAACATCTAACACTTTACCGCTTCCTACATTCGTTATTTTGTAGTACCCACTTCCAGCACTATCAAATCTGAATTTTTGAGCATTATTGTTTAAATCGGACCATTGTCGTACATCCGCCCCATCATTTGTTGATGCATTGGCAACATCCGCTACTTTACCGCTGCTCTGATTGATTAGCTTCATGACAGAACCGGATGCAACTGTTGGAACAAGTGTAATGGAGTCCAGCTCTGCATAACTCGTTCCTTTCGCAAAACGTATGGTATTCACGCCTTGATTCAGGACAACATCAATAGAAGTCATTCGGTAGGTAAGCCAGCTTTCATTGTAATTGGGATAATCCATGATATAGCCAGCGCTTCCATTGATCGTAACGTTTTGCGTGGCGGCAGTTCCCGAACCATTCGTATATCTGGCAGCAAGTGTGTAAGTTTTGGCTGAAGGCACATTCACAGTAAACTCAACATAGCTGTCTGAATAATCGACGTATCCCACTTTTCTATTGCCGGAAGCACCAGACTCATTCAATACCGTAGCATGGTTAACGGTTGCGTCCTCCGCTTCATAACTAGGTACATCCACTTGGACATAGTCTACTTCTGCATAACTGCTGTAATAAGCCAGCTTCAAAGTATTCGTTCCCGCTTTTAAATCCACATTGACTTTAACGGTTCCAAATGTCCCCCAAGAGCCAAGGTTTGGATAACTAACGGTAATAGGGGCACCCCCGTTGATTGACAACGCATGGGTAGAGGTCTTGCCGCTGCCGTTACCATAACGGATAGTTAGCGTATAGGTTCCTGCTGCTGGGACTTTCACTTGATTAAATTGAATATAGCTCGAGGAGTTATTCAAATAACCGACATCTTTGCCATTGGAGGCTTGAGAATAGCTCATGACGGTAGCCAAGCCTGCAATTGAGTCCGCATACTCAGCCTCAAAGCGGTTCTCGCCCGATGGAGGGGGCATCACCGTGCCTTCTGAAACGGGAATGCTCAGATTGGGGGACCCGTCACTATTCCAGGAGAATGTCTGCGCTCGTACGCTCCGACTAGCATCACAGCCTCCGCTACTGCTGTCAATGGCATGATAAACGATAACATCTTGAGTATCATCCGGCGACCTCGTAAAACTGTGATGACCCGGACCGAACACATTCCCTTGCGGATTGGAACTAAATATCGGTTGAGAAGATTTTGTCCAGGAAGCGCGATCTAACAAGTTGGCGGTATCCGGCGCAGACAAAATTCCCATTTTATAATTCGCATCACAATAATCGGAGGAGTACGTTAAAAAAACCTTGCCATTTCGTTTAATAAATTCGGGGCCTTCATTCACCGCACTGCTTACCCGTTCCCAGGAAAGGGTTGGTTCTGTCAACAACACTCTTGAGCTGCTAACTGTCCATGCATTGCTCATGGAAGCCATATAAATAGAATTACCGTTAGTCCCTACTCCGGACCAAGCGAAGTATTTTTGCCCGTTATTTTCAAAATAAGTGCCATCTATATGGAATTCATTGAGATCCGGCATCAGTCTTCCTTTGTCCACCCACGAACCGGTTGTCGGATCTGCGGAAGCATTCTCAAGCACGTAAATGCGTTGTCCTCCTGCCAGATCGCTACTCGGTGAGGCCGAGTAATAGACATACCATTTTCCGTCAATAAAATGAATTTCAGGCGCCCAAATCCAGCCGTTTCGTTCACCGGTTGCAGGCTTGGTCCATATCACTTGGGGAGCGGCTTCTTTAATTCCAGTAATCGTTCTCGATTTACGAAGCTCTAGCCGATCATACTCTGGAACTGATGCCATGAAATAATAATAGCCGTCAGTATGTTTATAAATAAATGGGTCCGCTCTACGCTCAATCAGTTTATTATGAAATTCGATGGAATCCGCAAAAGCGTGAAAGGGTACCATCAGGGTTAACAGGAACGTGGCAAGAAGGACCATATACATTTTCTTCAAATTTATTTGACCTACTAGCATTTCAAGATAACTCCTTTCAAAAGGGGAGCCTATGTAGCCCCCCAATTATCAAATCATGCTTTTCGATTTCACCAATTAATGCTCGATAAAGGTTGCATCCTGTTTATCCGTTGTAGTTGCAATCGGATCAATTCGTAGTTTGTAATTAAAGTGCCGGATGTAATAGGTTGGGAAGTTATAGGAATGATAAGAGACCTTGGATGAGTCTGCTAGCCCTTGCACTCTATAAAAAGTCGCGTCCTGTTTAAACTGGTCCGTGCCATCATCTTTATTTAGAACAAGCTGGTAATTATAATGTTTCGTTTGCCAATAGATCAGGTGCAATATCAGTAAACAGTGTCCATTGATCTTTGAATCCCGCAGCGATAGGGGTTACACCTACCTTCCGTAACTGCTGACAAACTTGAATAAACTCCGCCCACGTAGCCGGGACCTTAGTTATGCCTGCTTTAGCAAACACATCCTTGTTATAAATAACCCCGACTCCATTCACATCAATAGGCATGGCCCAGATCTTCCCGTCGGACGTTTTCACTCCATTAAGATATTTCTCTTGGATCTTATGAATAAAGGGCTGATCGCTTACATCCGCTGCATATCCTTTGTCGATAATATCGAGAGAAGAGGAAATCGTATCAATCATATATAAGTCCGGCATATTGTCAGCGACAACTCGCGTACGCAGCAGGTTCATGTAGTTGCCTCCATCGACACCTACCAAATGAAAATTGACTTCAGGATGAAGTTTGGTGTACATGGCCGTTCCCTGTTCCAACCACCTACGGGCACCTTCTTCGTCAAAATGATGCAGCCAAGTTATCGTGACTTCTTTGGTATCCGCATGTGACTTCACTTCATTTTGATTGTTTATGGGGCTAGACTGACAGCCGATCACCAGACCTAAAGTCAACATTGAAGCGAACAAACGTGCAGGTATCTTCATGAAAGGCAGTCCTTTCCGTTTCTTTCGTTTGCATGATCCCTTATAGCTACTATTGATTATAGCAGACACCCCCTCATAGCTTCGAGCCATGAAGCCAAAAAAGAAAGGGAATTAATCGATGTTAATCCCCTTCCTTTATGGGAGCTTGCTAGTTTATTTACTGGATTCAACCATTTTCTTAAAGTTGTCGAGCTGCTTCTGCAGCTCCGCCATCACTTTATCATGACCTGCGGCCTTTAGCTTATCACGGAATTCATTCACCGCTTTTACAGGATCGCCTGCTTTGCCGTATGCAATGGCCGGTGCCATTTGACCAACAACTTGTGTAATGGCAGTCAACTCATTTTCTACTGGCGCTTTATCAAATACGAATCTTCCGTAAGGATACGGCTTTTTGATTTTATCATAGGAGGCATACAGATCCGCCTTGCCGCTCCAATCGTTCCCATCCGGAATTTCGTTCTTATCGATACGTCCTCCCCAGAAATCAGAGTAAAAATCATCACGCTGAACATCATAGCCATCCGGACGATAACGTTTGCCGTCTTTCACCACATATTGAACGCCTTCCAAACCATAGTTGAAAAGGTGATAGATTTCCGGATCCTGGCGAAGTAAATCATACACCATCAATGCACGTTCCGCATGTTTACTATGCGCTCCGATGGATGTTCCCCCGTGAGTAATCGACATGGAGATCAAGTTATTGCGTGTAGCCGCAAATGGAAAGAACTGCAGATCGGAGCCCGGCTGAAGTTTATCCATCTTTTGACGTTCGCCCAGGAAGGTCTGGGTATGATGCTGATCGACACCCGACTTGCCGGCTTCGAGCTCGGAGCGGTTATCGCCTTTAAGTATCTCCGGAGAACACACTCTTTTAAGGGGGAACAGGATGGAAACTGCTATAGGTAAGCATCGGGGCAAGGATTTCTCTTCCTCCCTGGTTCGAACAGTTGGTTATATCACGATAGGATTGTTTGCTCTTGGTTGCGTACTGCCTTTTTTACTTGTATTGGGAACGTCTTTTACAGCCGAGAAGTCCATTACACTGCATGGATATAATCTATGGCCGAAAGACTTCAGCGTATTCGCGTATAAAATCGTATTCGAGAATCCTCAGATGATCGTCGGTTCTTATGCGGTTACTTTAGGCATTACCATTGTCGGGACAGCTATTGGATTATTTATCGTGGCGATGACTGGCTACTCGCTGCAGCGTCCTGATTTTCCATATCGCAATCGGATCTCGTTTTTTATTTACTTCACAACGTTGTTTCAAGGCGGGGTCGTTCCCTTCTACTTGATTATGACTCAGTGGCTGCATCTCAAGGATAATTATTTGGCTGTATTGCTGCCGGGACTCATGAGTCCGTTTCTGATCATTATGATGAAAAGCTTTGTCAAATCAATACCGCACGCGATTACAGAGTCAGCTAAAATCGATGGGGCAGGGGATTTCAACATCTTTGCCAAGTTGATTCTGCCCATGACAACGCCGGCACTAGCCACAATCGGTTTGTTCATTGCCTTAGGCTATTGGAATGAATGGTACAATTCGATGCTGTTCCTGTCTCCGGACATGAAATACCGTCCGCTGCAGCTATTTTTGTACAACGTGGTGACCAGCGCCGATTTTATCAAAAATTCTTCGGTATCATCCAACATCCAACCGCGGGATATGCCGCTCGAATCGATGAAAATGGCTACAGCGGTCGTGGCGACCGGACCGGTCATCTTGTTCTATCCTTTGGTTCAACGCTTCTTTATCCAAGGGATAACCGTAGGAGCGGTGAAAGGTTAGCTAGTATGAATGTCAGGCGATACAGGTGCGGTGCCTTAGTCCGCATCTTCGCACATAGATGAACATGATAAGGGAGGCAAAGAGATTTTATGAAAAAGTTCATTGGCAAAATGTTGGGGGTATCCATTGCAGTCATACTAACCGCAAATCTTGCAGCTTGCAGCAGTTCAACAGGTGGAACGGATAGTAATAATACGAACAATGACTCAGGCCAACCGGCTGCATCTGATGCAGGAAAAAGCTCGACCAGCGAGTTTCAAACCATTTCCTACGTCATGCTTGGAGATAAACCGAAAAACGGCCAGTTCGAGAAGGTGATGGAGAAAGTTAATGCGCTCTTGAAGCAGAAAGCGAATGCAAATCTGGAAGTAAAGTGGGTGGAGTGGGCAGATTGGCAGACCAAATACAATCTCCTGCTAGCCTCCGGGGAACCTCTGGATTTGATTACTGTTGCGACGGACTGGTTAGATACTTGGCAAAACTCTCAAAAAGGCGCTTTTATGCCGTTGGACAAATTACTGCCGCAATACGCCCCGTTAACCTATAAAGAGGTTCCGCCTGAGGATTGGGCCGAAACCAAATACAATAATCAGATCATGTTGATTCCTGAGGATCATTACACACAGTGGGTGAATCACGGATTTTTGTATCGGGGAGATTGGGCGAAGGAATTCGGCATCAACGAACCGATCAAGGATTTTGATGCACTAGGCAAGTATTTACAAGGCGTGAAGGACAACAAGCCCGGAGTTATTCCTTGGGATTCCAACGGAACGAACGTAACCACGATCGGCGGGTATGTGAATACGCGCACGGACGCGTTGGAGCTTCCGGTAAGTACAGGTTTGTTCCCGCTATTCTATGGTAAATCGTATGATGAGAAGTATACGGCGTACAGCCCGATCTTTGATTCCGTCTTCGAGGACTATGCCAAATTAATGAAGGATTGGGGCGACAAGGGTTATTGGAGA
This genomic window from Paenibacillus hexagrammi contains:
- a CDS encoding carbohydrate ABC transporter permease; translation: METAIGKHRGKDFSSSLVRTVGYITIGLFALGCVLPFLLVLGTSFTAEKSITLHGYNLWPKDFSVFAYKIVFENPQMIVGSYAVTLGITIVGTAIGLFIVAMTGYSLQRPDFPYRNRISFFIYFTTLFQGGVVPFYLIMTQWLHLKDNYLAVLLPGLMSPFLIIMMKSFVKSIPHAITESAKIDGAGDFNIFAKLILPMTTPALATIGLFIALGYWNEWYNSMLFLSPDMKYRPLQLFLYNVVTSADFIKNSSVSSNIQPRDMPLESMKMATAVVATGPVILFYPLVQRFFIQGITVGAVKG
- a CDS encoding fibronectin type III domain-containing protein; the protein is MAERIGSSDEYSAIVNGLSNGTVYYAAVTAQDGADVSSLSEEVNVTPIVEAPSKLIVIPGNGSAHVEFPEVPGIQAYKLTYQQIPDGTEVSVSLTTNHTTVENLTNGSTYQFQVSSQGAGGGGEPTLPVQTVPSDDHVIWEDSFEAADLSDYNQDVSTWVEEGGLLKHSSGGDNRGELSVKHASIINGTITAIAKHATTASDWGIVFRGTDYNHAYSFGFENDALYLRKNGENLAGTIPFTAETNGIYELQVVLNGSHIQAYLDGDLKFDVMDHTYTSGMLGLHSWADAQFAYIQASHPDAALEAPQIYSAIAGERQITLKFSEVDGATSYKVKYGTQSGVYTEEMESSAGAVTIQGLENDLRYYFKVVASNGSDETESDEVNAVPRANSQSQLLYYVDAGDGSVTVPEEGENLGIYNGLEDQAYGDDPVTGMKWGYVADDDSTWAKTDDTDAFGTIRQYDANETGKGLAYVFTLPNGTYKVSVGFYDPWQDNNRSMDLVINGATKESNYVIGDKIEVKSYGDIAVTGGELTLKIVKRGSSKPMLSWIKIENNPDPAPTLTWSGVTSVQSGQDFEATLRLNTVTNNVYAQDMTLQFDPEKVEFVSAEAMKPGLTIVGQLETPGKVRFLTADLQPDSFSDASLDLIKLKLKAKEADETQTSSLSLSDVVFADGNGAETSIGSPSPWNFDIVFVDMTGLPGDVNGDRTVRIGDLAMVASHYGLTSADPDWNEFKNGDINHDGRIDIEDLTAIARLIIGE
- a CDS encoding DUF3502 domain-containing protein; its protein translation is MPRCLPIAVSILFPLKRVCSPEILKGDNRSELEAGKSGVDQHHTQTFLGERQKMDKLQPGSDLQFFPFAATRNNLISMSITHGGTSIGAHSKHAERALMVYDLLRQDPEIYHLFNYGLEGVQYVVKDGKRYRPDGYDVQRDDFYSDFWGGRIDKNEIPDGNDWSGKADLYASYDKIKKPYPYGRFVFDKAPVENELTAITQVVGQMAPAIAYGKAGDPVKAVNEFRDKLKAAGHDKVMAELQKQLDNFKKMVESSK
- a CDS encoding glycoside hydrolase, which translates into the protein MGLFKKSSTAMLSLFITLSGSQAAGVFSIPAYASETTPITIDMSHTYQTIDNFGASDAWSMDPIGENWSEENKEKVADLLFSTDKGIGLSAWRFNIGAGSSETDQLIISNPWRRAEAFKQTETSPYDWTKQAGQQWFLRAAKARGVGTLIGFVNSPPVWMTKNGHAQPDSSVGSTNLKPDYVDDFAAYLADVTKHFDEQGLHFDYISPINEPVWTWDGAGQEGNRYNNSDIKSVVNALYAALSDHGLTTKISAPEGVEITSLLNDEFYQKFTATLTSSQDNPTQYSGGANSMGVGKYREYIKDMLSDPAFAAKIDNMIGSHSYWSDFASAEQGDRLGYLHDLLWQNLMEVNPAARYWMTEYCILGDGGDVHGSGRDLGIDPALYMARTIHYDLVKANASAWQWWTAVSKEDYKDGLIYTDYKFPGDKQTIYESKMLWGLGNYSKFIRPGAKRVDLQGLADNDPTGLMGSAYVNEADNKLTNVYVNYSNEPQSVSIQVTHVPSGYQIFGLTPYVTSSTESLAEQPLITPDDQGVFTYIIPARSIVTLSGDYYPTDQAPAPTELTSLTSLNKAAEVKFAKASGADRYKITYGTNPNNLDQSVIVTATDYTLQGLTNNSTYYVRVSAMNDFGESEASPAQSVTPELKPPASIKAKALDGGFK
- a CDS encoding family 43 glycosylhydrolase codes for the protein MLVGQINLKKMYMVLLATFLLTLMVPFHAFADSIEFHNKLIERRADPFIYKHTDGYYYFMASVPEYDRLELRKSRTITGIKEAAPQVIWTKPATGERNGWIWAPEIHFIDGKWYVYYSASPSSDLAGGQRIYVLENASADPTTGSWVDKGRLMPDLNEFHIDGTYFENNGQKYFAWSGVGTNGNSIYMASMSNAWTVSSSRVLLTEPTLSWERVSSAVNEGPEFIKRNGKVFLTYSSDYCDANYKMGILSAPDTANLLDRASWTKSSQPIFSSNPQGNVFGPGHHSFTRSPDDTQDVIVYHAIDSSSGGCDASRSVRAQTFSWNSDGSPNLSIPVSEGTVMPPPSGENRFEAEYADSIAGLATVMSYSQASNGKDVGYLNNSSSYIQFNQVKVPAAGTYTLTIRYGNGSGKTSTHALSINGGAPITVSYPNLGSWGTFGTVKVNVDLKAGTNTLKLAYYSSYAEVDYVQVDVPSYEAEDATVNHATVLNESGASGNRKVGYVDYSDSYVEFTVNVPSAKTYTLAARYTNGSGTAATQNVTINGSAGYIMDYPNYNESWLTYRMTSIDVVLNQGVNTIRFAKGTSYAELDSITLVPTVASGSVMKLINQSSGKVADVANASTNDGADVRQWSDLNNNAQKFRFDSAGSGYYKITNVGSGKVLDVQNASTADGANVWQWSDLGNDAQKWRLVYVGLGSYKLISKNSGKALDLANADPNNGADIRQWSDNGNKAQVWVLELIP
- a CDS encoding ABC transporter substrate-binding protein is translated as MKKFIGKMLGVSIAVILTANLAACSSSTGGTDSNNTNNDSGQPAASDAGKSSTSEFQTISYVMLGDKPKNGQFEKVMEKVNALLKQKANANLEVKWVEWADWQTKYNLLLASGEPLDLITVATDWLDTWQNSQKGAFMPLDKLLPQYAPLTYKEVPPEDWAETKYNNQIMLIPEDHYTQWVNHGFLYRGDWAKEFGINEPIKDFDALGKYLQGVKDNKPGVIPWDSNGTNVTTIGGYVNTRTDALELPVSTGLFPLFYGKSYDEKYTAYSPIFDSVFEDYAKLMKDWGDKGYWREDVLNYSGCLPSRGRNEWRLHEIRR
- a CDS encoding ABC transporter substrate-binding protein; protein product: MKIPARLFASMLTLGLVIGCQSSPINNQNEVKSHADTKEVTITWLHHFDEEGARRWLEQGTAMYTKLHPEVNFHLVGVDGGNYMNLLRTRVVADNMPDLYMIDTISSSLDIIDKGYAADVSDQPFIHKIQEKYLNGVKTSDGKIWAMPIDVNGVGVIYNKDVFAKAGITKVPATWAEFIQVCQQLRKVGVTPIAAGFKDQWTLFTDIAPDLLANETL
- a CDS encoding AbfB domain-containing protein; translation: MHLIYWQTKHYNYQLVLNKDDGTDQFKQDATFYRVQGLADSSKVSYHSYNFPTYYIRHFNYKLRIDPIATTTDKQDATFIEH